A region of the Tissierellales bacterium genome:
ATTTTCAATAATCCTCAACATCCATATACTATTGGATTGTTAAATTCTATTCCAAAGCTAACAGGTAAAAGAAAAGAACAATTACATGTTATAAAGGGAAATGTACCAACCTTTTATAATTTACCAGAAGGTTGTAGCTTTAGTTCTCGTTGTGAATATGTAAAAAAAGAATGTTTGGAAGAAGAACCTAAACTAGTATCATTAGGAGAACCAGATAGGAAAGTTGCCTGTTGGTTAATAGATGGGAAGGAGGATTAAAGTGGAAGATATTTTATTAGAGGTAAAAGATTTAAAAACCTTTTTTCCAATAAGAGGGGGTTTTTTTAATAGAATAACAGGTTATGTAAAAGCCGTAGATGGGGTGTCCTTTTATGTAGAAAAAGGGGAAACTCTCGGACTAGTTGGGGAAAGTGGATGTGGTAAGTCTACCTTAGGAAGAAGTATATTAAGGCTTGTTGAACCGATGGAAGGGGATGTTATTTTTAAAGATGAAAATATATTAAACTTTACTAAAAATGAAATGTTAGATACTCGCAGGGAAATGCAAATGATTTTTCAAGATCCTTTTTCTTCCTTAAACCCGAGAAAAACTGTGAAAGAAATAGTTGGTCAAGGTTATGAAATACATCAACCTAATATAAATAAGAAACAAAGAGATAAATTAGTTTCTAATCTGTTAGATGAAGTAGGATTGGACCCTGTTTATATGTCTAGATATCCTCATGAATTTAGTGGAGGCCAAAGACAAAGAGTTGGAGTTGCAAGGGCTTTAGCATTGAATCCAGACTTAATTATTGCTGATGAGCCTGTATCTGCCTTAGATGTATCTATCCAATCCCAAATATTAAATTTGTTGAATGAACTTCAACAAAAATTGTCTTTAACCTATATATTTATAGCCCATGACCTAAGTGTAGTAAAACATTTAAGTGATAGAATAGGAGTTATGTATCTAGGAAAGATAGTGGAACTAGCAGATGGAGATGAATTATATAGAAACCCTTTACATCCTTATACTCGAGCTCTATTATCAGCTATACCAATTCCAGAAGTAGGAGTTAAAAAGGAAGAAATATTACTAGAAGGAGATGTACCTAGCCCATTAAATCCACCAAAGGGCTGTAGATTCCATACTAGGTGTAGGTATTCTGAAAATATATGTGAAGAAACTGAGCCAAGATTTAAGGATGGAGGAAGTAATCATTATGTGGCTTGTCATTTAGTAAAATAGGAGGGGGTTACATGGAAAAGGTTGGCGTTGTCAAAACTACTATAGGTTCTTTAAAACAAGAACCGGGATTTGAAAAAGAATTAGCAGATGAAACACTTTTTGGTAGAACCGTAAAAATACTAGAAGAAAATGAAGAAGGTTGGTATTTTGTTGAAACAGATTATAGATATAAAGGATATATTCACGAAAGTCAGTTATTGATAGATGAGAGCTGTAGTAAATGGGATGAAGAGGCAAATCATATATTTAATTGGGGTATTGGAGATGCAATGGCAGAACCAAGATACCAAAGTTTTCCCATTCTCCAATTGACAAGAGGTGCTATAATTAAACTTACAGGAAAAGAAAAAGAAGAATGGGTAGAAATTGAAATTCCCAATGGAAAAATAGGATGGATTAGAAGGGATTTTGTCGGGGAGAGGACCCGAACTAGACAAGGACAGAATGAAAAGCTTTTAAGAAAAAGGGTAGTAGAAACAGCCTTAACTTATTTAGGTACTCAATACCGCTGGGGTGGTAAATCCACTTTGGGAATTGATTGTTCTGGACTTTGTTCAATTACTTATTTAATAAATGGTATAATAATATATAGAGATTCACAGATTAAAGAAGAGTTTGGTATGAAAAGAATAAGTAAGGAAGAAATACAATTAGGAGATTTACTTTATTATCCTGGACATGTTGCCATGTACATAGGCAATGACAAGTATATTCATGCTACAGGTAAATCTAGTGGTGTAGTTATTAATAGCTTAAACCCCGAGGATGAAGATTATAGAGAGGATTTAGCTAATATAAAAGAAATAGCCACTGTATTTTAAGTTAATACATTATGTATTAAAATATAATATAAAATGGATAAAAATATTAAATAAGGGGGTTTTGTAAGATGATTAATGTTATTTGGGCAGCATTATTAATTATTGGTTTCGTTGTAGGAGCAGTTACGGGAAATATAGAGGCAGTAACTGAGGCCGCTATTGAAAATGCAAAGACTGGAGTAGAACTAGCTATGGGGCTAATAGGGGTAATGGCCTTATGGCTAGGTATTATGAAAATTGCTGAGGATTCTGGTTTAGTTGAAAAAATTGCTAAAGGGTTAAGACCTATAACAGTTCGATTATTCCCAGATGTACCGGAAGATCATCCAGCTATGGGAGCTATGGTTATGAATATAGCAGCCAATATTCTTGGATTAGGAAATGCTGCTACACCTTTAGGGTTGAAGGCAATGCAAGAATTACAAGAGTTAAATGAACAGAAAGATACAGCTACAGATGCAATGGTAATGTTCTTAGCAATCAATACTTCATCTGTAACTTTAATACCAGCATCTACCATAGCTATTTTGACAGCTGCAGGTGCCACTAATCCAACAAATATTATAGGACCTACAATAGTAGCAACTGTAGCATCAACTGTTGTTGCTATTATTGCTACTAAAATGTTGGGGAAATTACCTAAATATAAGTTGCAAAGTCAGTATGGAGAAACTAAAAAATAAAGGAGGAAGGGAATATGTTTGTTAAGATTGTTGAAGGAATTTCAAAATATGCAATACCATTTACGTTTGTAGGAATAATTCTTTTTGGAATGATTAGGAAGGTTAAGGTATATGAGTCTTTTACTGAAGGAGCAAAAGAAGGCTTCAGTACAGCAGTAAGAATAATTCCTTTCCTTGTAGCTATGTTAGTTGCTATAGGGGCTTTTAGAGCATCTGGAGCTATGGATTTATTAACTAAGGCACTAAGTCCAATAACAAGTGCTATTGGAATACCTGGTGAAGTCCTACCCATGGCTTTCATGAGGCCACTATCAGGGGGAGGAGCCCAAGGGGTAATGTCTGATATGATTACTACCCATGGTCCTGATTCCCTATTAGGGCGAATGGCTGCAGTTATGATGGGGTCTACAGAAACTACTTTTTATGTATTAGCAGTATACTTTGGATCTGTAGCAATTAAGAAATCAAGGCACGCGTTGCCAGCAGGCTTATTAGCTGATTTAGCTGGATTATTAGTAGCGGTATATGTTTCAAAACTGTTTTTTATGTAGTAGAGGAGGATTTACATGTTAAGACCAAAAGGATTGAAATTTGGGGATAGACTGGGATTAATATCTCCCGCCAGTCCTACTTCTAAGGAAAATGTTGAAAAAGCCTATAAACAATTAATGAAAATGGGCTTTAAAGTCGAAGTAGGAGAAAGTTGTTATGAAGAATATGGATATCTTGCAGGCTCAGATAAATCAAGGGCAGAAGAACTTAATAATATGTTTGAAGATGAAAATATTGACGGTATTATCTGTATGAGGGGCGGATATGGAACCCCAAGAATATTAGAATTATTAGACTATGAAGCAATAAAAAATAATCCCAAAGTATTTATAGGCTATAGTGATATAACAGCTCTCCATATAGCTATAAATCAAAAATCAAACTTAGTAACCTTCCACGGACCAATGGTAGCATCTAATATGATTGAAGACTTTGATGATTTTTCAAAGAATAGTTTATATAATTCAGTATTAGAAAATAACTTGATAGGAGAACTTGTAAACCCTCCAGAGGAAGAAATAGAAATAATAAATGGAGGAATAGCAGAAGGGAAGATAATTGGAGGAAATTTATGTCTACTTGCTGATACCTTAGGAACACCTTATGAAATTGACACAAAAGGAAAGATATTATTTATTGAAGAAATAGGAGAAGAACCTTATTGTATAGATAGGATGTTTACCCAGTTAAGATTAGCTGGAAAGTTTAAAGATGCCAGTGGAATTATTTTAGGAGATTTTAACAATTGCGAGGCTAAAACTTCTGAATATGCAGACAGTCTTTCCTTAAGGCAGGTTATTAAGGACATTATAAAGCCTTTAGGCAAACCAACAATATATAATTTCCAATCAGGCCATTGCCAGCCAATGATAACCATCCCCTTCGGGATAAAAGCGAAACTTGACGCAACAAATAGACAATTAATTATAAACTGAGAAAAAGTGAGAAAGAGGGATGGTCCTTTTTCTCACATTCTCATTTCTCACTTTTTTCAGTTCTAAAGGTGGTGTGGTATTGTACATAGTAAGTGCATGTTTTGCAGGAATTAAATGTAGGTATGATGGAAGGGATAATACAGATGAAAGAGTAAAAAGATTAGTGGAAGAAGGTAAGGCTGTACCAGTATGTCCAGAAGTATTAGGAGGACTTTCAATTCCAAGAACTCCTTGCGAAATTATCATGAATAATGATAATATTAAGGTAATAAATAAGAATGGCGAAGATTGTACAGAAAAGTTTTTAGAGGGAGCTAAAAAGACATTAGCAATTGCAAAGGTAGTAGGGGCAAAAAAAGCAATACTTAAATCTAAAAGTCCTTCTTGTGGAAATGGTAAAATATATGATGGGAGTTTCAGTGGTATATTAACTGAGGGGAAAGGAATAACAGCTGGGTTATTACTTAATAATGGTATAAAGGTATGTACAGAAAAAGATTTAACGGAAAAAGAGTTGAAAATTTAGTATAAAGTGAGAAAAAAGGACCATCCCTTTTTCTCACTTGTAAAGGGGTTGTTTTCATTGGAGTTAAATAAACTCGAAAATTTAGCTACAGATAAGGTTATGTCTTTGGCAGAATTAAGGGAAGATGAGTTATATAAGAAGATGCCAGATGAAGAGATTAAATATTATGTAGAAGAATCTATTAACATTGGTTTAGAGACTGCTAAGAAATTATTATCAACTTATGCTACAATAGATTTAGAAAAAATTTGTGAAGATAAAGGGATAAAGGTTATATTAGATACTGACGAATATGGTTTTGAATTAATTAAGCTTAGAGGAAAATATGATGGAAAGAAAAAGATAGTACTTTATAATAAATCTATAAGTAGAATTGAAGAAAAACTTAAGGAATTAGAGCTAAGCAACACTTTTAATTATAATCAAATAAAAGAGATACAGTTGGCTCATGAATTATTTCATTGCTTAGAGAACAAGGAAATAGGAATTACAAGTGAAAAATTGGAGCCATTAATAGTTAAACATATAGGAATTGTAAAAAGAGAATATCCAGTAGTTAAAACTAGTGATATTGCAGCCCATATATTTACTAAGGAATTATTACAATTAGAATTTCATCCCAAACTTATGGATTATTATTATCTAGTTGGAGCGGGATATATTAATTATGAATTTTTAGAAAATCTTTTTCTAGAATTAAAGAAATTCATATAAATGGAGGCATGTAAAATGGGAAAGGTTATTGGAATAGATTTAGGTGGTACTAAAATTAACGGCGGTGTAGTAAATGAAAAAGGCAGAATATTAAATAAGATTACTATAGAAACTAAAGATAAAGATGGAAGGCAAGGAGTATTAGATGGAATAGCTGATGTTATAAAAGAATTAATGAAAGATGAAGAAATAAAGGGAATAGGAATAGGTACTCCTGGATTTATAGATACAGAAAAGGGACAAGTACTATATCATGGTGGAAATATTGGGGATTGGGTAGGAGTAAATTTAAAAGAAGAAATGGCAAAAAAATTTGGTGGCTTACCAGTGTTTGTGGAAAACGATGCAAATGTAGCAGCAATTTGTGAAGGCTGGGTAGGTGGAGGTAAAGGATTAGAGAGTTTTATTATGATAACCTTAGGTACCGGTGTAGGTGGAGGTAT
Encoded here:
- a CDS encoding nucleoside recognition domain-containing protein, whose protein sequence is MINVIWAALLIIGFVVGAVTGNIEAVTEAAIENAKTGVELAMGLIGVMALWLGIMKIAEDSGLVEKIAKGLRPITVRLFPDVPEDHPAMGAMVMNIAANILGLGNAATPLGLKAMQELQELNEQKDTATDAMVMFLAINTSSVTLIPASTIAILTAAGATNPTNIIGPTIVATVASTVVAIIATKMLGKLPKYKLQSQYGETKK
- a CDS encoding DUF523 domain-containing protein — translated: MVLYIVSACFAGIKCRYDGRDNTDERVKRLVEEGKAVPVCPEVLGGLSIPRTPCEIIMNNDNIKVINKNGEDCTEKFLEGAKKTLAIAKVVGAKKAILKSKSPSCGNGKIYDGSFSGILTEGKGITAGLLLNNGIKVCTEKDLTEKELKI
- a CDS encoding spore maturation protein, whose protein sequence is MFVKIVEGISKYAIPFTFVGIILFGMIRKVKVYESFTEGAKEGFSTAVRIIPFLVAMLVAIGAFRASGAMDLLTKALSPITSAIGIPGEVLPMAFMRPLSGGGAQGVMSDMITTHGPDSLLGRMAAVMMGSTETTFYVLAVYFGSVAIKKSRHALPAGLLADLAGLLVAVYVSKLFFM
- a CDS encoding oligopeptide/dipeptide ABC transporter ATP-binding protein; this translates as MEDILLEVKDLKTFFPIRGGFFNRITGYVKAVDGVSFYVEKGETLGLVGESGCGKSTLGRSILRLVEPMEGDVIFKDENILNFTKNEMLDTRREMQMIFQDPFSSLNPRKTVKEIVGQGYEIHQPNINKKQRDKLVSNLLDEVGLDPVYMSRYPHEFSGGQRQRVGVARALALNPDLIIADEPVSALDVSIQSQILNLLNELQQKLSLTYIFIAHDLSVVKHLSDRIGVMYLGKIVELADGDELYRNPLHPYTRALLSAIPIPEVGVKKEEILLEGDVPSPLNPPKGCRFHTRCRYSENICEETEPRFKDGGSNHYVACHLVK
- a CDS encoding LD-carboxypeptidase, with product MLRPKGLKFGDRLGLISPASPTSKENVEKAYKQLMKMGFKVEVGESCYEEYGYLAGSDKSRAEELNNMFEDENIDGIICMRGGYGTPRILELLDYEAIKNNPKVFIGYSDITALHIAINQKSNLVTFHGPMVASNMIEDFDDFSKNSLYNSVLENNLIGELVNPPEEEIEIINGGIAEGKIIGGNLCLLADTLGTPYEIDTKGKILFIEEIGEEPYCIDRMFTQLRLAGKFKDASGIILGDFNNCEAKTSEYADSLSLRQVIKDIIKPLGKPTIYNFQSGHCQPMITIPFGIKAKLDATNRQLIIN
- a CDS encoding NlpC/P60 family protein, with amino-acid sequence MEKVGVVKTTIGSLKQEPGFEKELADETLFGRTVKILEENEEGWYFVETDYRYKGYIHESQLLIDESCSKWDEEANHIFNWGIGDAMAEPRYQSFPILQLTRGAIIKLTGKEKEEWVEIEIPNGKIGWIRRDFVGERTRTRQGQNEKLLRKRVVETALTYLGTQYRWGGKSTLGIDCSGLCSITYLINGIIIYRDSQIKEEFGMKRISKEEIQLGDLLYYPGHVAMYIGNDKYIHATGKSSGVVINSLNPEDEDYREDLANIKEIATVF